One genomic region from Jilunia laotingensis encodes:
- a CDS encoding TonB-dependent receptor produces MKKLCIWMVLLVCTLSSFAQNKVITVSGQVIEEDTKEPVEMATVQLLSLPDSAQAAGVVTQNRGTFTLPKVKAGKYVLKISYVGFITQNIPLQLTDKVPAKNMGTIELKPDAVMLSEAVITAEAPQVAVVEDTLVYNSTAYRTPEGAMLEELVKKLPGAEIDEDGNVKINGKDVKKIMVDGKEFFGGDVKTGLKNLPVDMIDKLKTYDKKSDLARITGIDDGEEETVLDLKVKKGMNKGWFGNADAAIGTKDRYAGNLMLNRFVDKTQFSLIGSANNVNDEGFSGGGGGPRWRRNNGLNATKTIGVNFATENSKLETGGSARYNYKDADVYNSGYSERFLTAGNSFSNSNSSNRNKNLDFNADFRLEWKPDSMTNIIFRPNVSYGKADKNTISNSGTFNEDPFNLVPNPNDYLNFKAIETDDPLESIRVNATNSNSLGESNSLSTNAYLQLNRKLNDKGRNITFRGSFGYSDRDNDQYSKTETRYYQVLNSMGQDSVLYRNQYITTPTDNFNYSARITYSEPIAKATFLQFSYNFQYKYSKSDKSTFDLIDFPEWEIDAPLPEGYQAHRVDSLSKDAEYRYYNHDITTSLRFIREKYQLSAGISLQPQKSRLSYKKGDYEKDTTRNVFNFAPNIDFRYRFSKVSQLRFTYRGYAGQPGLEDLLPIPDNSNPLNIRIGNAGLKPSFTHSMRMFYNTYNAERQRGIMAHASFSAIQNSISSSTEYNEQTGGTITKPENINGNWNAFGLFGFNTALRNKKFTINSFSRINYANNVDFLFNQSSKTNEKNTSTSLNLNENLNGAYRNDWFEFALNGSFGYTFEKNELRPESNQNPYNFSYGASTNITLPWRMTVATNIANNSRRGYRDASMNRNELIWNAQVAQNFLKGAATVSIEFYDILKQQSNISRSLTASMRSVSEYNGINSYCMLHFIYRLNVFGNKGAREGMRDRRYDGPGHGPSRGHGSFGGRPRF; encoded by the coding sequence ATGAAGAAATTATGTATTTGGATGGTACTGTTGGTGTGTACCCTTTCCTCCTTTGCGCAAAACAAGGTCATCACTGTTTCAGGACAAGTGATTGAAGAAGACACCAAAGAACCTGTCGAGATGGCAACGGTTCAATTACTTTCTCTACCCGATAGTGCCCAGGCTGCCGGGGTTGTTACCCAGAATCGGGGAACGTTTACATTACCTAAGGTGAAAGCGGGTAAATATGTCCTGAAAATTTCTTATGTCGGATTTATCACTCAAAATATTCCTTTGCAATTGACTGATAAAGTGCCTGCGAAGAATATGGGAACAATCGAATTGAAACCTGATGCGGTAATGCTGAGCGAAGCGGTCATTACAGCCGAAGCACCTCAGGTGGCGGTTGTCGAAGATACGTTGGTATACAATTCCACTGCCTACCGCACGCCCGAAGGAGCCATGCTTGAGGAACTGGTCAAGAAACTGCCCGGTGCCGAAATCGATGAAGACGGCAATGTAAAAATCAACGGTAAGGATGTGAAGAAGATTATGGTAGACGGCAAAGAATTCTTCGGTGGTGATGTAAAGACCGGGTTGAAGAATCTGCCGGTAGATATGATCGATAAACTGAAAACATACGATAAGAAATCCGATTTGGCACGTATCACCGGTATAGATGATGGGGAAGAGGAGACGGTACTCGACCTGAAGGTGAAGAAAGGGATGAATAAGGGTTGGTTCGGTAATGCCGATGCGGCTATCGGTACAAAAGACCGCTATGCCGGCAATTTGATGTTAAACCGTTTTGTGGATAAAACACAGTTCTCCTTGATAGGATCGGCTAATAACGTGAATGACGAGGGATTTTCCGGAGGAGGTGGCGGACCCCGTTGGCGGAGAAACAACGGATTGAATGCCACCAAGACCATCGGTGTGAACTTTGCTACCGAAAATTCTAAACTCGAGACAGGAGGTAGTGCCCGTTACAATTACAAGGATGCCGATGTATATAATAGTGGCTATTCCGAGCGCTTTCTGACTGCTGGCAACTCTTTCTCGAACTCCAATAGCAGCAATCGCAACAAGAATCTGGACTTCAATGCCGACTTTCGCTTGGAGTGGAAACCGGACTCGATGACCAATATCATTTTCCGTCCGAACGTTTCGTACGGCAAGGCTGACAAGAATACAATTTCCAACTCCGGTACATTTAATGAAGACCCTTTCAACTTAGTTCCCAATCCGAATGATTATCTCAACTTTAAAGCAATTGAAACAGACGATCCTTTGGAAAGTATCCGTGTCAATGCAACGAACAGTAACTCGTTGGGTGAGAGCAATAGCCTATCAACCAATGCCTATTTGCAGTTGAACCGTAAATTGAACGATAAGGGGCGTAATATCACCTTCCGTGGTTCATTCGGATATAGCGACCGTGATAACGACCAGTATTCCAAGACGGAAACCCGTTATTATCAGGTGCTGAATTCAATGGGACAGGATTCCGTACTCTATCGGAATCAATATATAACTACCCCTACCGATAATTTCAATTATAGTGCCAGAATTACCTATAGCGAACCGATCGCTAAAGCTACCTTTTTACAGTTCAGTTATAATTTCCAGTATAAGTACAGCAAAAGTGATAAGAGTACTTTCGATCTGATTGATTTTCCTGAATGGGAGATCGATGCTCCGCTTCCCGAAGGTTATCAGGCTCATCGCGTGGATAGTCTCTCAAAAGATGCGGAGTATAGGTATTATAACCATGACATTACAACCAGCCTGCGCTTTATCCGTGAGAAGTACCAACTGAGCGCGGGAATTTCTCTGCAACCTCAGAAGTCGCGCCTTTCTTATAAAAAAGGAGACTATGAGAAGGACACCACCCGCAATGTGTTCAATTTTGCACCTAACATCGACTTCCGCTATCGTTTTTCCAAAGTGAGCCAACTGCGCTTCACGTATCGCGGATATGCCGGACAACCCGGTCTGGAGGACTTATTGCCCATTCCCGACAACTCCAATCCGCTTAATATCCGCATTGGTAATGCCGGTTTGAAGCCTTCGTTCACGCACAGTATGCGTATGTTCTATAATACGTACAATGCCGAACGGCAACGGGGGATCATGGCACACGCCAGTTTCTCGGCTATTCAAAACAGCATCAGCAGCAGTACGGAGTATAATGAACAGACCGGTGGTACGATCACCAAGCCGGAGAATATCAATGGTAACTGGAATGCTTTCGGATTGTTCGGCTTTAATACGGCATTGAGAAACAAGAAGTTCACCATCAATTCTTTCTCCCGCATCAACTATGCGAACAATGTGGACTTTCTTTTCAACCAGTCCAGTAAGACGAATGAAAAGAACACAAGTACAAGCTTGAACTTGAATGAGAACCTGAATGGCGCTTATCGTAACGATTGGTTTGAGTTCGCACTGAACGGTTCTTTCGGATATACTTTCGAGAAGAACGAGTTACGTCCGGAAAGCAACCAGAACCCTTATAACTTTTCTTACGGAGCCAGCACCAATATCACATTGCCTTGGCGGATGACCGTTGCCACGAATATTGCCAATAATAGTCGTCGTGGTTATAGGGATGCAAGCATGAACCGTAACGAACTGATATGGAATGCCCAGGTTGCCCAGAACTTCTTGAAAGGTGCGGCTACGGTCAGCATTGAATTTTATGACATCCTGAAACAGCAAAGTAACATAAGCCGCTCGTTGACTGCAAGTATGCGTTCCGTGTCCGAATACAACGGTATCAACAGTTACTGTATGCTTCATTTTATCTATCGACTGAATGTGTTCGGCAATAAAGGAGCCCGCGAGGGGATGAGAGACAGAAGATATGACGGTCCCGGCCATGGGCCGAGTCGGGGACATGGAAGCTTTGGCGGGCGTCCCCGCTTTTAA
- a CDS encoding 3-phosphoshikimate 1-carboxyvinyltransferase, producing the protein MRYQISAPSTVKALIQLPASKSISNRALILNALASGNTPPDNLSDCDDTFVMIRALTQMPETIDIMAAGTAMRFLTAYLSISSGTHLITGTQRMQQRPIQILVNALRELGANIEYAGQEGYPPLRIQGTKLTGNTLSLPGNVSSQYISALLMIAPLLPEGLRLNLTGTVISRPYINLTLQLMKDFGANADWISTQAIQIMPQPYKPVPYFIESDWSAASYWYQMAALAPNAELELTGLFKHSYQGDSRGADLFTKLGIETVYTPNGVRLRKTDSRANRLEEDLAGIPDLAQTFAVTCCLLGVQFKFTGLQTLRIKETDRISALKVELRKLGYILRDEEDSILYWDGECCQPEAVPVIKTYEDHRMAMAFAPAALRFPNLQIDEPQVVTKSYPAYWQHLSQAGFSIREDI; encoded by the coding sequence ATGCGCTATCAAATCTCCGCTCCCTCCACAGTAAAGGCTCTGATACAACTTCCTGCTTCCAAGAGTATCAGTAACCGGGCACTTATTCTTAACGCACTCGCATCGGGCAACACGCCTCCGGACAATTTATCGGATTGCGATGATACTTTCGTCATGATCCGCGCCCTGACACAGATGCCAGAAACAATAGACATAATGGCTGCGGGAACGGCAATGCGCTTTTTGACGGCTTATCTTAGCATCTCATCCGGTACGCATCTCATCACCGGAACACAGCGTATGCAACAACGTCCGATACAAATTCTTGTCAATGCACTCCGCGAACTGGGGGCAAACATAGAATATGCCGGACAAGAAGGTTACCCACCTTTACGAATTCAGGGCACCAAACTGACTGGAAATACCCTTTCTCTGCCCGGGAATGTGAGTTCACAATATATTTCGGCTTTGTTAATGATCGCGCCTCTCCTTCCCGAAGGACTAAGGCTTAACCTGACCGGCACCGTCATTTCACGCCCTTATATCAACTTGACTTTACAGCTAATGAAGGATTTCGGTGCAAACGCTGATTGGATATCCACACAAGCGATACAAATCATGCCTCAGCCTTACAAGCCCGTTCCCTATTTTATCGAAAGTGATTGGAGCGCTGCTTCTTACTGGTATCAAATGGCTGCCCTTGCACCAAATGCCGAACTCGAATTGACCGGACTTTTCAAACACAGCTACCAGGGAGACAGCCGCGGGGCTGACCTCTTTACAAAACTCGGCATTGAAACGGTGTACACCCCCAATGGGGTTCGTCTCCGGAAAACGGACAGCCGGGCAAATCGTTTGGAAGAAGATTTGGCCGGCATCCCCGACCTGGCACAGACGTTCGCTGTCACTTGTTGCCTGCTCGGAGTGCAATTCAAGTTCACTGGTCTGCAAACTTTACGCATTAAGGAGACCGACCGGATTTCCGCCCTTAAAGTAGAGCTTCGGAAATTAGGGTACATACTGAGAGATGAAGAAGACAGCATTCTCTACTGGGACGGTGAGTGCTGCCAACCTGAAGCCGTACCGGTGATAAAGACCTATGAAGACCATCGTATGGCGATGGCATTCGCTCCGGCTGCCCTTCGATTTCCGAACTTACAGATAGACGAACCGCAAGTTGTCACAAAATCCTATCCCGCTTATTGGCAGCATCTGTCGCAGGCTGGTTTTAGCATCAGAGAGGATATATGA
- a CDS encoding TonB-dependent receptor — protein MKHTLILLVLLWFSTGYLFAQKKDIAVSGQVIETDTKEPVEMATVQLLALPDSVQAAGITTGKQGRFTLPKVKSGKYLLKVSFVGYITRFLPLTLSDKSLSRNVGSVTLTPDDVLLDEAVVTAEAPPVVIKADTTEYSASAFRVSAGAVLEDLIKKIPGTEIDADGKITLNGEEIKKIMVNGKDFFGGDTEMSLKNLPADAVNKIKAYKKQSDRERQTGIKDGKEEPVLDLTLKKNSGWMGNIVAGYGSKDRYEGGVMANHFTDDVNMSLIGTANNTNGRGFSELGDAARGMEGGRNGGLTTVQTGGFTYAKKKDKLDIRGNIRYRHNDREFDVESSNETLLGNESTFSNSRRTNKSNGHNLNGDFQVEWKIDSLSTLTFSPNFNYSKNSSLNDSWNKTLNGSKEPVNETTSAGYGDNRNMVISGTMSYNRRFKKQRRNLHVSVNVGYNNNSSENFNDSYSQFFERDSISDIERRNVGKGDSRNYNLFAMYSEPISKHYILSLGYNYSHSKGLSQSLVYDSINYEQRFNLDFNNELSSKVENFYDDHNLNLSLQGDYVNREKDYTGLSYNVGVGINPKSTRSETTIGPNAFKDLPRQNVVNWSPNLRLEYAFSSRERLHINYNGNSNAPNLLELQEVIDVTDPMNLRYGNPNLKPSFSNNVYMGYNRYSPKSMRSINANVNYRNTMNSVVDRMTYDKETGARTYHKVNVNGNWSTGGWISFTTPFKNKKFNLSANVNLNYGDQMSYTTVNQEGMEMVLSTTHNFSTGERIRGSYRSDKFDVSINASFRYNNIYNNKQKNSNRETFDYTIGGDANVKLPWDIELSTDVNYRLKDGYSGNGDNDELMWNAQVSKKFLKKKQAMIRFKVYDILQQQSNLFRWVSGTSISDTRYNTLTSYCMLHFVYRFNSLGGKR, from the coding sequence ATGAAACATACTTTAATCTTGCTGGTGCTGTTGTGGTTTAGCACCGGATATCTATTTGCACAGAAGAAAGATATTGCAGTTTCGGGACAAGTGATTGAAACAGATACTAAAGAGCCGGTCGAGATGGCTACCGTTCAATTGCTTGCCTTGCCGGATAGTGTGCAGGCGGCAGGTATTACCACCGGGAAGCAAGGGCGTTTTACACTTCCTAAAGTGAAAAGCGGAAAGTATCTTCTTAAAGTTTCTTTTGTCGGTTATATTACACGTTTTCTCCCCCTGACTCTTTCGGATAAGTCGCTGTCCCGGAATGTGGGAAGTGTCACATTAACTCCCGATGATGTTCTGTTGGATGAAGCGGTCGTGACTGCCGAGGCTCCTCCGGTAGTTATAAAAGCAGATACCACCGAATATTCCGCTTCTGCTTTCCGGGTATCAGCGGGTGCCGTCCTGGAAGATTTGATTAAGAAGATACCGGGAACGGAAATTGATGCCGATGGTAAAATAACGCTAAACGGGGAAGAGATAAAGAAAATCATGGTCAACGGAAAAGATTTTTTCGGAGGAGATACGGAGATGTCCTTAAAAAATCTTCCGGCAGATGCTGTCAATAAGATTAAGGCTTATAAGAAGCAGAGCGACCGGGAGCGTCAGACCGGTATTAAGGATGGGAAGGAAGAACCTGTCCTAGACCTCACTCTGAAGAAGAATAGTGGCTGGATGGGTAATATTGTTGCTGGATATGGTAGTAAAGATCGTTATGAAGGGGGAGTCATGGCAAATCATTTTACAGATGATGTCAATATGTCTTTGATCGGTACGGCTAATAATACGAATGGAAGGGGCTTTTCCGAATTGGGCGATGCTGCCAGAGGCATGGAAGGCGGAAGGAATGGCGGATTGACAACTGTTCAGACAGGTGGTTTTACGTATGCGAAGAAAAAGGATAAGCTGGATATAAGAGGAAATATCCGCTATCGTCACAATGACAGGGAGTTTGATGTGGAATCTTCCAACGAAACGTTATTGGGGAATGAATCGACCTTTTCGAATAGCCGCAGGACGAATAAAAGTAACGGTCATAACTTAAATGGGGACTTTCAGGTGGAATGGAAGATCGATAGCTTGTCTACCCTGACTTTTTCGCCCAACTTTAATTATAGTAAGAATAGTTCTTTGAATGATTCTTGGAATAAGACTCTGAACGGTAGCAAAGAGCCTGTAAACGAAACGACCTCCGCAGGATATGGCGATAATAGAAACATGGTCATATCGGGCACCATGAGTTATAACCGGCGTTTCAAGAAGCAGAGACGCAATCTTCATGTTTCGGTAAATGTGGGCTATAATAACAACAGTAGTGAGAATTTCAATGATTCTTATTCGCAATTCTTCGAACGGGACAGTATCTCCGATATTGAACGCCGGAATGTCGGCAAAGGGGATTCGCGCAATTATAACCTTTTTGCTATGTATTCGGAACCTATATCGAAACATTACATACTCAGTCTGGGATATAATTATTCCCATTCCAAAGGACTTTCGCAATCGTTGGTATACGACAGTATCAATTACGAACAGCGTTTCAATCTTGATTTTAATAATGAACTGAGTTCAAAAGTAGAAAACTTTTATGATGATCATAATTTGAACCTCTCGCTTCAAGGTGATTATGTGAATCGGGAAAAGGATTATACCGGGTTAAGCTATAATGTGGGGGTCGGTATCAACCCTAAATCGACAAGGAGTGAAACAACCATAGGCCCGAATGCATTCAAGGATCTTCCTCGACAGAATGTGGTAAACTGGTCGCCGAATCTTCGGTTGGAATACGCTTTCTCTTCCCGCGAAAGGTTGCATATCAATTATAACGGTAACAGTAACGCGCCTAATCTGCTCGAGTTGCAGGAGGTAATCGATGTGACAGATCCGATGAACCTGCGTTATGGTAACCCGAACCTGAAGCCTTCGTTTTCGAACAATGTATACATGGGATACAATCGTTATTCACCCAAAAGCATGCGTAGTATTAACGCGAATGTAAATTACAGGAATACGATGAACTCCGTCGTAGACCGAATGACTTATGATAAAGAAACGGGAGCCCGTACCTATCATAAAGTCAATGTCAACGGCAATTGGAGTACCGGAGGCTGGATATCATTCACTACTCCCTTCAAGAACAAGAAGTTTAATTTAAGTGCCAATGTAAACTTGAATTACGGTGACCAAATGAGTTATACTACCGTCAATCAAGAGGGTATGGAAATGGTGTTGAGTACCACCCATAATTTTTCTACCGGTGAACGGATAAGGGGTAGTTACCGCAGTGACAAATTCGATGTTTCCATCAATGCCTCTTTCCGTTACAATAATATCTACAATAACAAGCAAAAAAACAGTAACCGTGAGACATTTGATTATACCATCGGAGGCGATGCGAATGTGAAATTACCTTGGGACATTGAGTTGTCCACCGATGTCAACTATCGATTGAAAGATGGTTATAGCGGGAATGGAGATAATGACGAACTGATGTGGAATGCGCAGGTTTCTAAAAAGTTCCTGAAGAAGAAACAGGCAATGATCCGTTTTAAAGTATACGATATTTTGCAACAACAAAGTAATTTGTTTCGTTGGGTGAGCGGAACAAGCATCAGTGATACGCGCTACAATACTTTGACGAGTTATTGTATGTTGCATTTTGTTTATCGTTTCAATAGCCTTGGAGGTAAGCGATAG
- the aroB gene encoding 3-dehydroquinate synthase: MSKQEILLCEELEISLGQAIEKCPHDRLFVLTDEHTHRLCMPRMKEISCMREAIEIVIGAEDTHKTLETLASVWQALSDKGATRHSLLINLGGGMVTDLGGFTAATFKRGIAYINIPTTLLAMVDASVGGKTGINFNGLKNEIGAFAPANSVLIETEFLRSLDASNFFSGYAEMLKHGLISNTGHWAELLNFDTDNIDYQYLKQLVGQSVQVKEDIVAQDPFEHGIRKALNLGHTAGHAFESLALTENRHVLHGYAVAWGIVCELYLSHIKTGFPKDKMRQTIGFIKENYGAFAFDCKQYEQLYAFMQHDKKNMAGSINFTLLKEIGDISINQTADKDTIFEMFDFYRECMGA; the protein is encoded by the coding sequence ATGAGCAAGCAAGAAATACTCTTATGTGAAGAACTGGAGATCAGTTTAGGACAAGCCATTGAAAAGTGCCCGCACGACCGTCTGTTTGTCCTGACTGACGAACATACTCATCGTCTTTGCATGCCACGCATGAAAGAAATTTCATGTATGAGAGAGGCCATCGAAATAGTGATCGGAGCGGAAGATACCCATAAGACCTTGGAAACGCTGGCTTCAGTCTGGCAAGCTTTAAGTGACAAAGGAGCTACCCGCCATTCGCTACTTATCAATTTGGGAGGCGGCATGGTGACAGACTTGGGAGGTTTCACCGCAGCGACATTCAAACGGGGAATAGCGTACATCAACATACCTACTACATTGCTTGCCATGGTCGATGCTTCCGTGGGAGGGAAAACCGGCATCAACTTCAACGGACTGAAAAATGAGATAGGCGCCTTTGCTCCCGCAAACAGCGTACTGATCGAAACAGAGTTCCTACGGAGCCTGGATGCATCCAATTTCTTTTCCGGTTATGCCGAAATGTTGAAACACGGCCTCATCAGCAATACCGGCCATTGGGCGGAACTACTTAACTTCGATACCGACAACATCGATTACCAATACCTGAAACAGCTGGTCGGACAGTCCGTGCAAGTCAAAGAAGACATTGTGGCTCAAGACCCGTTTGAACACGGCATACGGAAAGCACTAAACCTGGGGCATACGGCAGGACATGCATTCGAAAGCCTCGCATTGACGGAAAACCGTCATGTACTGCATGGCTATGCCGTAGCATGGGGCATTGTCTGCGAACTGTACCTGTCGCATATCAAAACAGGATTCCCCAAAGATAAAATGCGTCAGACAATCGGATTCATCAAAGAGAACTACGGTGCGTTCGCTTTTGACTGCAAGCAATACGAGCAACTATATGCTTTTATGCAGCATGACAAAAAAAACATGGCAGGCAGCATCAACTTCACCCTGTTAAAAGAGATCGGAGATATCAGTATCAACCAAACAGCAGACAAGGACACCATCTTTGAGATGTTTGACTTTTACCGTGAATGCATGGGAGCTTAA
- a CDS encoding sensor histidine kinase, with amino-acid sequence MRKITNKFIGEWAIACVIVFLQAFIFHSFAANSDTKEECILIINANSDLAPLSNFIISDLIHKLPVDYKGTKISSENLNLMRVQNEQQMDTVRRSLFAKYENSQPKLIILMGANTWVLIHEELEKHWQGIPIVLFAEKEYVGSVDAYLQKYPIAHEEQISLRSILQGRNMTLVYAPFYVKETIGLMYQQIPVMNELIFISDRKWFSAQNRQEVAQIVVKYYPDLKLRFFTEGQKNIEEVVSTLRQTNPNTGILYAAWEDFDIASANATSLTRSSCAIGKYAVLPVFTLSDMGGQAGVLGGYYSLTKDISKTVSDVGIEILKGKRASEMSVVKVPSQPVLNYEELLLTGLNPSLCPQDTFFYHKPESFIGEHKYLLGAIGLMIVFAIALLLLRIHFLSNIRRMQVKQIQLMSNYDNLFNDMPIAYLQCRLLRDDKGEIEDYEILNVNPSFERHFFKKEVTFGKRGSVLNNPETYAKLKDYMDIANKKHQSVSFPIHATNNHDYDVIVMATNEPDIMNIFCHDTTELTHTRQSLRTINHKLSMALSMADISPWKWNIKDETVWFDENKSFENNNGFEVKEGAFAVPLSRIQKGVHPDDIKRAKRVFRDLLEGKIKKINEKFRVYTALGAGYEWLEVWAVVDERNSAGEPLTVIGSALVITVRKQMEEELIAAKEKAEEANRLKSAFIANMSHEIRTPLNAIVGFSSVLASAKTEKERKEFLHIIEHNNQLLLQLINDIIDLSKIEAGIMDFIISDISLDELMTELERSFRLKLLTDKVLLQFDDLDSGYIVKGDRSRIMQVMNNLISNAIKFTTEGSIHFGFTRQSDESFRFYVTDTGTGVPKSKQKEIFNRFVKLNSFAQGIGLGLSISETIVRHMGGEMGVVSEEGHGATFWFTITFQDVKKEL; translated from the coding sequence ATGAGAAAAATAACAAATAAATTTATAGGAGAATGGGCAATAGCCTGTGTGATCGTGTTTTTACAGGCTTTTATCTTTCATTCTTTTGCGGCAAATTCCGACACGAAAGAGGAGTGTATTCTTATTATTAATGCTAATTCCGATTTAGCACCGTTAAGTAATTTTATTATCAGTGATTTAATTCACAAATTACCGGTCGATTATAAGGGGACAAAAATTTCTTCCGAGAACCTGAATTTGATGAGAGTGCAGAATGAACAACAGATGGATACGGTTCGGAGGAGTCTGTTTGCCAAGTACGAAAATAGCCAGCCGAAACTCATCATCCTGATGGGGGCAAATACTTGGGTGCTGATCCATGAAGAGTTGGAGAAACACTGGCAAGGTATTCCGATTGTCCTGTTTGCCGAAAAAGAGTATGTAGGATCGGTGGATGCCTATTTACAAAAATATCCTATTGCTCATGAAGAGCAAATTTCCTTACGAAGTATCCTCCAGGGACGTAATATGACTTTGGTTTATGCCCCTTTTTATGTAAAAGAGACCATTGGACTAATGTATCAGCAGATTCCGGTCATGAACGAGCTGATATTTATATCAGACCGTAAATGGTTCAGTGCCCAGAACCGGCAGGAAGTAGCGCAAATAGTCGTGAAGTATTATCCCGATCTGAAATTGCGTTTTTTCACGGAAGGGCAAAAGAACATCGAGGAAGTAGTCAGTACGCTTAGGCAAACAAATCCGAATACAGGCATATTGTATGCTGCTTGGGAAGATTTCGATATAGCATCGGCTAATGCCACATCATTGACCCGTTCTTCCTGTGCTATCGGGAAGTATGCTGTGCTGCCGGTATTTACCCTGTCCGATATGGGAGGGCAGGCCGGTGTCTTGGGAGGATATTATTCTTTGACGAAAGATATCAGCAAGACCGTTTCAGATGTCGGTATCGAGATATTGAAAGGTAAGAGAGCCTCGGAAATGTCTGTTGTCAAAGTACCGTCACAACCGGTACTCAATTATGAGGAGTTGTTACTTACCGGCTTAAATCCCAGCCTTTGTCCACAAGATACCTTTTTCTATCATAAACCCGAAAGTTTTATAGGAGAGCATAAATATCTGCTCGGTGCCATCGGGCTGATGATTGTTTTTGCTATCGCGCTCTTATTGCTTCGTATTCATTTTTTAAGTAATATACGCAGAATGCAGGTCAAGCAGATACAATTGATGAGCAATTATGATAATCTGTTCAATGATATGCCTATCGCTTATCTGCAATGTCGTTTGTTGAGAGATGATAAAGGAGAAATTGAAGATTATGAGATATTGAATGTCAATCCGAGTTTTGAAAGGCATTTCTTTAAGAAAGAGGTGACATTCGGTAAAAGGGGGAGCGTGTTGAATAATCCTGAAACCTATGCGAAGCTGAAAGATTACATGGATATCGCCAATAAAAAGCACCAATCGGTTTCCTTTCCTATACATGCCACTAACAATCATGATTATGATGTAATAGTAATGGCAACGAACGAACCTGATATTATGAATATTTTCTGTCATGATACGACGGAACTCACCCATACCCGGCAGTCATTAAGAACCATTAATCATAAACTGTCTATGGCGCTGTCCATGGCAGATATATCACCTTGGAAGTGGAATATAAAAGATGAAACAGTGTGGTTTGACGAGAACAAGTCTTTTGAAAACAATAATGGTTTCGAAGTGAAGGAAGGAGCCTTTGCCGTTCCATTGTCCAGAATACAGAAAGGAGTGCATCCGGATGACATTAAACGTGCTAAGCGGGTTTTCCGGGATTTACTGGAAGGGAAGATTAAAAAGATCAATGAAAAGTTCAGGGTGTATACGGCATTGGGAGCCGGATATGAATGGCTGGAAGTGTGGGCGGTCGTTGACGAACGTAATTCGGCAGGAGAACCGCTTACGGTAATTGGTTCGGCACTTGTGATTACCGTCAGAAAGCAGATGGAAGAAGAGTTGATTGCTGCCAAAGAGAAAGCGGAAGAGGCGAACCGTTTGAAATCGGCTTTCATTGCCAATATGAGCCATGAGATACGTACACCGCTGAATGCTATTGTTGGTTTTTCAAGCGTGCTTGCTTCTGCAAAAACAGAGAAAGAAAGGAAGGAGTTCTTACATATTATAGAACACAATAATCAATTATTGCTCCAACTCATCAACGACATTATCGATCTGTCCAAAATAGAGGCGGGCATCATGGACTTCATAATTTCTGATATTTCTTTGGATGAACTCATGACAGAGCTAGAGCGATCGTTCCGTTTGAAACTTCTTACGGATAAGGTATTGTTGCAGTTTGATGATCTCGATTCGGGGTATATAGTCAAGGGAGACCGCAGCAGAATTATGCAAGTGATGAATAACCTGATATCGAATGCGATTAAATTTACTACCGAAGGAAGCATACATTTCGGCTTTACCCGTCAATCGGACGAAAGTTTCCGGTTCTACGTCACCGACACGGGAACGGGTGTGCCAAAAAGCAAACAAAAAGAGATCTTCAATCGTTTTGTGAAGCTCAACAGTTTTGCACAGGGCATCGGACTGGGACTTTCCATCAGTGAAACGATCGTCAGGCACATGGGAGGCGAAATGGGCGTTGTTTCGGAAGAGGGGCATGGTGCCACCTTCTGGTTCACAATCACCTTTCAGGACGTGAAAAAGGAGCTTTAA